The Oryctolagus cuniculus chromosome 5, mOryCun1.1, whole genome shotgun sequence genome includes a region encoding these proteins:
- the LOC138849799 gene encoding thyroid transcription factor 1-associated protein 26-like: MNIQFAMAPVRPAARWQFDGVGTRGEGVSPVGFRKKNGKQRTWWPSHTQGFAGSVRQGQGFAFRRKLKIQQNYKKLQRREKKAQTSQESQFTDRYPDHLKHLYLAEEERLKKQLRKADRPLSEKQADQPLPEEQYSTDQALSEDQHTLHLPEPEEQHTRTVNSITVPKKNKKKTSNQKAQEEYEQIQAVRAAKKQEFERKKQEREAAQRLYKKKKMEVFKILSKKTKKGQPNLNLQMEYLLQKIQEKN; this comes from the coding sequence atgaatatacagTTTGCCATGGCGCCGGTAAGGCCGGCAGCGAGGTGGCAGTTTGATGGTGTTGGAACGCGTGGCGAAGGGGTTTCTCCAGTTGGTTTCAGGAAAAAGAACGGGAAACAGAGAACCTGGTGGCCTAGTCATACGCAGGGCTTCGCGGGGAGCGTTCGCCAGGGGCAAGGCTTTGCATTTCGAAGAAAACTGAAGATTCAGCAAAATTACAAGAAGTTGCAACGGAGGGAAAAGAAGGCTCAGACATCGCAAGAATCCCAGTTCACAGATCGATACCCAGATCATTTGAAACATCTCTATTTAGCTGAAGAGGAAAGGCTAAAGAAGCAACTAAGAAAAGCTGACCGACCGCTGTCAGAAAAGCAAGCTGATCAGCCTTTGCCTGAAGAACAGTATAGCACTGACCAGGCCTTGTCTGAAGATCAGCATACTCTCCACCTGCCTGAGCCGGAAGAACAGCATACCAGAACAGTAAACTCCATTACTgttccaaagaaaaataaaaagaaaacatcaaatcAGAAAGCACAAGAAGAATATGAACAGATACAAGCTGTGCGTGCCGCTAAGAAACAAGaatttgagaggaaaaaacaagagagagaagcagctcaAAGGctctacaaaaagaagaaaatggaagtcTTCAAAATATTGAGCAAAAAGACTAAAAAGGGCCAACCAAACTTGAATTTGCAAATGGAATATCTTCttcaaaaaatacaagaaaaaaattaa